The proteins below come from a single Erythrobacter sp. SG61-1L genomic window:
- a CDS encoding lysylphosphatidylglycerol synthase transmembrane domain-containing protein, with protein MQGWRRWVIGAIVVAALLGIVLHMGELENYLTLLRQSQPSWLLAAVLLQLSTYVSLALGWREVLRAGDGRQFALKPLIRIAFSKLFADQALPTAGMGGNVLLVDQLTAAGATRGTAMAVLLISIRAYYAAYLLLALACLFLLWLHGQATALMAGVVTTFILVALAIPALALWLRRRGSKPLPPAIERIHPIAQLLQTMAEAPASLVADRALLLRVTAFNALVFAADIATLFACLRGLGQDVGISTAFIAFTLASIVVTLGPIPLGLGTFEATSTSTLHLLGVPIEAALSATLLLRFLTLWFPLVPGFIQMHRITRPHRVKRAGGDKAGGA; from the coding sequence GTGCAGGGTTGGCGACGCTGGGTGATCGGTGCAATCGTTGTGGCCGCACTGCTGGGCATTGTCCTGCATATGGGAGAGCTTGAGAACTACCTCACCCTTCTGCGCCAATCCCAGCCCAGCTGGCTGCTGGCCGCGGTGCTGTTGCAGCTATCGACCTATGTCAGCCTCGCCCTTGGCTGGCGCGAAGTGCTTCGGGCGGGCGATGGCAGGCAGTTTGCGCTGAAGCCGCTCATCCGCATCGCCTTTTCCAAGCTGTTTGCGGATCAGGCCCTGCCTACGGCGGGGATGGGCGGCAATGTGCTGCTGGTCGATCAACTGACGGCAGCCGGGGCGACGCGTGGCACGGCAATGGCGGTGCTGCTGATCTCCATCCGGGCCTATTACGCGGCCTATCTGCTGTTGGCGCTGGCATGCCTGTTCCTGCTGTGGCTGCATGGCCAGGCCACGGCCCTGATGGCAGGGGTGGTGACGACCTTCATTCTGGTGGCGCTGGCCATTCCGGCACTGGCACTGTGGCTGCGGCGCCGGGGCAGTAAGCCTCTACCGCCTGCTATTGAGCGTATCCATCCGATTGCCCAACTGTTGCAAACCATGGCCGAGGCACCTGCCTCACTGGTGGCGGACAGGGCATTGCTGCTGCGGGTGACGGCGTTCAACGCGCTGGTCTTCGCCGCTGACATCGCGACACTTTTCGCCTGCCTGCGCGGCTTGGGGCAAGATGTGGGCATCTCCACTGCCTTCATCGCCTTCACGCTGGCTTCCATCGTGGTGACGCTGGGGCCGATCCCGCTGGGGCTGGGCACTTTCGAGGCGACTTCCACCAGCACGCTGCACCTGCTTGGCGTGCCGATTGAGGCCGCACTTTCTGCCACGCTGCTGCTACGCTTCCTGACCTTGTGGTTTCCACTGGTGCCCGGCTTCATCCAGATGCACCGCATCACCCGCCCGCACCGCGTGAAGCGGGCGGGCGGGGATAAGGCAGGCGGGGCTTAG
- a CDS encoding isoaspartyl peptidase/L-asparaginase yields the protein MALIVSALALALTGGSPALAKGKGYERYAVGDLAAPTPGKVSGGLLLMGGGDRNNDAMRWFVAKAGGGHIVILRASYAGEIGDEFYEDVGGVTSAETFVFSSRDASSDPKVLAALRKADGIFIAGGDQSNYVRFWKGTEVARLLDAHVAAGKPIAGTSAGLAMLGEKLYGAMDGGSIASPEALADPFGPAVTMESDFLHLKLLDRVVTDTHFKERNRLGRLFAFLAKAQAGEGADVAPMYGLGVDESAALALDADGSARIYATDPQGIAWLVVGSSLKGLTPGGPLEAPRIRVLGIGPNSVLHLPERTVDNPLFVRDYFASKGEFGIVPMWSLAIHGGAGVLERGDLTPEKDAAYRAALNAALAAGSGVLEKGGSSLDAVQAAVQVLEDDPLFNAGRGAVFTAEGKNELDAAIMDGKTQKAGAVAGITRTRHPIALARAVMDKSRHVMLTGAGADKFSQEQGLEQVDPSWFRTEERWQQIEAWRKREQAGIDPTHMYGTVGAVALDLNGNLAAATSTGGTTGKRWGRVGDSPIIGAGTYAKNGECAVSATGTGEYFIRESAARQVCDRVAWHSESVTQAAQATIMAVGAIGGDGGLIAMGADGTAAFAINDLGMYRGKVSSAEAAQTAIYADEGWAK from the coding sequence ATGGCGCTGATTGTCTCGGCGCTTGCCCTTGCTTTGACGGGCGGTTCGCCCGCGCTGGCGAAGGGCAAGGGGTACGAACGCTATGCGGTCGGCGATCTGGCTGCGCCAACCCCCGGCAAGGTATCCGGCGGCCTGCTGCTGATGGGCGGGGGCGACCGCAACAATGATGCCATGCGCTGGTTTGTCGCCAAGGCTGGCGGCGGGCATATCGTGATCCTGCGCGCATCCTATGCGGGTGAAATTGGCGATGAATTTTACGAGGATGTCGGCGGGGTGACCTCGGCCGAAACCTTCGTGTTCTCCAGCCGCGATGCGTCGTCGGACCCGAAGGTGCTGGCAGCGCTGCGCAAGGCTGACGGCATCTTCATCGCGGGCGGTGATCAGTCGAATTACGTTCGGTTCTGGAAGGGCACGGAAGTGGCCCGGTTGCTTGACGCGCATGTCGCGGCGGGCAAGCCGATCGCCGGCACCAGCGCCGGCCTAGCCATGCTGGGCGAGAAGCTTTACGGCGCGATGGATGGGGGCAGCATTGCCAGCCCGGAAGCACTGGCCGATCCTTTCGGGCCTGCCGTGACGATGGAGAGCGACTTCCTCCATCTGAAGCTGCTCGACCGGGTCGTGACCGACACGCATTTCAAGGAGCGCAACCGTCTGGGCCGCCTGTTCGCCTTCCTCGCCAAGGCGCAGGCGGGTGAGGGTGCCGATGTGGCTCCGATGTATGGCCTTGGTGTGGATGAGAGCGCGGCTCTGGCGCTGGACGCGGACGGTTCCGCGCGGATTTACGCCACGGACCCGCAGGGCATTGCCTGGCTGGTCGTTGGCTCCTCGCTCAAGGGACTGACGCCCGGCGGGCCGCTGGAAGCGCCGCGTATCCGCGTTCTGGGCATCGGGCCTAATTCGGTGCTGCATTTGCCTGAGCGCACGGTCGACAATCCGCTTTTCGTGCGCGATTATTTCGCCAGCAAGGGCGAGTTCGGGATTGTGCCGATGTGGTCTCTGGCAATCCATGGCGGGGCAGGCGTGCTGGAGCGCGGCGACCTGACGCCTGAAAAAGACGCGGCCTATCGCGCCGCGCTCAACGCTGCGCTGGCGGCAGGCAGCGGAGTGCTGGAAAAGGGCGGCAGTTCGCTTGATGCCGTGCAGGCCGCCGTGCAGGTGCTGGAAGACGATCCCCTGTTCAATGCCGGTCGCGGCGCGGTGTTCACGGCCGAAGGCAAGAACGAACTGGATGCCGCGATTATGGACGGCAAGACGCAGAAGGCGGGCGCCGTGGCCGGGATTACCCGCACGCGTCACCCCATTGCGCTCGCCCGGGCAGTGATGGACAAGAGCCGCCATGTGATGCTGACCGGGGCAGGTGCGGACAAGTTCTCGCAGGAACAGGGTCTGGAACAGGTCGATCCCTCATGGTTCCGCACGGAAGAGCGCTGGCAGCAGATCGAGGCCTGGCGCAAGCGCGAGCAGGCCGGAATCGACCCGACCCATATGTATGGAACGGTTGGCGCAGTGGCGTTGGACCTCAATGGCAATCTGGCTGCAGCGACCTCTACCGGTGGAACCACGGGCAAACGCTGGGGCCGGGTGGGCGATTCCCCGATTATCGGGGCGGGCACCTATGCCAAGAATGGGGAATGCGCCGTCTCCGCCACAGGCACGGGCGAGTATTTCATCCGTGAAAGCGCGGCGAGGCAGGTGTGCGACCGGGTGGCATGGCATAGCGAAAGTGTCACTCAGGCTGCGCAGGCCACGATCATGGCAGTCGGCGCAATTGGCGGCGACGGCGGCCTGATCGCCATGGGGGCGGATGGCACCGCCGCTTTCGCGATCAACGATCTGGGCATGTATCGCGGCAAGGTTTCTTCGGCCGAAGCCGCGCAGACTGCCATCTACGCCGATGAAGGCTGGGCCAAATGA
- a CDS encoding cytochrome c, whose protein sequence is MKLRLASLLVLVTFAAGCSSQEPAAEESGALDKTVHEMMIERIDPDADAIWEIGNAAIDDQASIDPALMDDKTWTALAEASARMAGHATDLSKLDPLKVTRPGVKIADEGTEGAPTPDQIQAHMDRDADVFRALAESLASHSTDLAAAAKAHDAVAAGKLINEMDGVCEACHLEFWYPEQKAIIEQMGLLPK, encoded by the coding sequence ATGAAATTGCGCCTTGCCAGCCTGCTTGTGCTGGTCACTTTCGCTGCCGGCTGTTCCAGCCAGGAGCCGGCCGCTGAAGAATCGGGGGCTCTCGACAAGACCGTCCACGAAATGATGATCGAGCGGATCGACCCCGATGCGGACGCCATCTGGGAGATCGGCAATGCCGCGATCGACGATCAGGCCTCGATCGATCCAGCGCTGATGGATGACAAGACCTGGACTGCGCTGGCGGAAGCTTCCGCCCGGATGGCGGGCCATGCAACGGACCTTTCCAAACTCGACCCGCTTAAGGTCACTCGTCCGGGCGTGAAGATCGCGGATGAAGGCACAGAAGGCGCGCCGACGCCTGACCAGATCCAGGCCCATATGGACCGGGACGCCGATGTGTTCCGGGCACTGGCGGAATCGCTGGCCAGTCATTCGACCGATCTGGCAGCGGCGGCCAAGGCGCATGATGCCGTTGCCGCTGGCAAGCTGATCAACGAAATGGATGGCGTGTGCGAGGCCTGCCATCTGGAGTTCTGGTATCCGGAGCAGAAGGCCATCATCGAGCAGATGGGCCTGCTGCCGAAATAA
- a CDS encoding TonB-dependent receptor, protein MSDLRKISLKSALFLGSCLAFAATPAMAQDEESTDSAEILVIGSRIPRAVQEGPAPVTTIDADAIRDNGYTSVPDILRAVTQNGGETQSQQSFSGASFTPGAQQVDLRGLGPNHTLVLVNGRRIADFPLPYQGRSNFTDISNLPVGLIDQVEVLSGSASAIYGSDAIAGVINFKLKKEVDGTTLDYRVGMTEHGGGESHRATITTGWSNDRFHIIAGGEYLLQLPLWAYDRSIQDSTADNPTLSYDLSRRTFLRYDPDYDEYVDPGKATCDSLSYLNGGSTYYAQRARYGAYDPDLDDYGPGYFCGSSASIGYGTIISRREGFNGFASMGVEFSDNEELFLDLQYGVSNVALMPDVLNWSYQAASGSSDTTFYNSFDDRLDDWSRQFTPEESGGFGNVMTRNRQETFSFTPGIRGQFGKSWNYELSFNHSQYRSRVKFPQIIAAKANELFLGEQQGVDPDYGYPVFNADPARLYTPLTEAEYNSIAVYSVYNPRSWTDNLQATISNGELFELPAGPVGFAAVAEYGGQGYELNPDPLALTDYYYGLKDSDGHGTRTHWAVGGELRVPVTSFIELSGAGRYDSFGFADSTIDKFTYNAGLEVRPHSSLLLRAAYGTGFRAPDLHYVFTGPGNTHPSATDYYLCRTEEPDEDLGDCSYSDEGIVAQRNGNKDLKPEKSRSFNAGFVFAPSRNFDVSVDYFWVSLADQVQDLSIDTLLRDEADCRIGETMGGSAVDINSPTCQDAIARVQRFGGGVNQGRLDAVAVNPVNIAREKTDGFDVTVRGSLPTSFGTFSLTLSHTHVLNHTFQQYPGDTPIDKLAYDSGYYMPRDKSTASLSWALEGFKATVEGKRLGKLPNYDEDAYIPASYLYNATIQYDVTDHLRASFTVKNLLDSNPVKDPTYASYPYYDISWFDGVGRSAFLQLTYKIGGEAL, encoded by the coding sequence ATGTCCGACCTTCGCAAAATCTCCCTCAAATCCGCGCTTTTTCTCGGCAGTTGCCTGGCCTTCGCCGCAACTCCCGCGATGGCGCAGGATGAAGAATCAACCGACAGCGCCGAAATCCTGGTGATTGGCTCGCGCATTCCGCGCGCCGTGCAGGAAGGTCCGGCTCCTGTCACCACGATCGACGCCGACGCTATCCGCGACAATGGCTATACCAGCGTGCCGGACATTCTGCGCGCCGTGACCCAGAACGGCGGCGAGACGCAGAGCCAGCAGAGCTTCAGCGGCGCCAGCTTCACGCCCGGTGCCCAACAGGTGGACTTGCGTGGCCTTGGCCCCAATCACACGCTGGTGCTGGTGAACGGCCGCCGTATCGCGGACTTCCCGCTACCCTATCAGGGCCGCAGCAACTTCACCGATATTTCCAACCTTCCCGTAGGCCTGATCGATCAGGTCGAAGTGCTGAGCGGCAGCGCGTCGGCCATCTACGGTTCCGACGCGATCGCGGGCGTCATCAACTTCAAGCTGAAGAAGGAAGTGGACGGCACCACGCTGGATTACCGCGTGGGCATGACCGAACATGGCGGCGGCGAATCCCACCGGGCGACCATCACCACCGGCTGGTCGAACGACCGGTTCCACATCATCGCGGGCGGCGAATATCTGCTGCAGCTTCCGCTGTGGGCCTATGACCGTTCGATCCAGGACAGCACGGCAGACAACCCCACTCTGTCCTACGACCTCTCTCGCCGGACCTTCCTCCGCTACGACCCGGACTATGATGAATATGTCGATCCGGGCAAGGCGACCTGCGACTCCCTGTCCTATCTGAACGGCGGCTCTACCTATTACGCCCAGCGCGCCCGTTACGGTGCCTACGATCCGGATCTGGACGATTACGGCCCCGGCTATTTCTGCGGCAGTTCCGCCTCCATCGGCTATGGCACGATCATCTCGCGGCGCGAGGGCTTCAATGGCTTCGCTTCGATGGGCGTCGAGTTTTCGGACAATGAGGAACTGTTCCTCGACCTCCAATATGGCGTCAGCAATGTTGCCCTGATGCCCGACGTGCTCAACTGGTCCTACCAGGCGGCCTCAGGCAGCAGCGACACAACCTTCTACAACAGCTTCGACGACCGGCTGGACGACTGGTCGCGCCAGTTCACGCCCGAAGAATCCGGCGGGTTCGGCAATGTGATGACCCGCAACCGGCAGGAGACCTTCTCCTTCACGCCGGGCATTCGCGGCCAGTTCGGCAAGAGCTGGAATTACGAGCTGTCGTTCAATCACAGCCAGTATCGTTCGCGCGTGAAGTTCCCGCAGATCATCGCCGCCAAGGCGAACGAACTGTTCCTGGGCGAACAGCAGGGCGTCGATCCGGATTACGGCTACCCGGTGTTCAACGCCGATCCCGCGCGACTCTACACCCCGCTGACCGAGGCGGAATATAATTCCATCGCGGTCTACAGTGTCTACAATCCGCGTAGCTGGACGGACAATCTGCAGGCCACGATCAGCAATGGCGAGCTGTTCGAACTGCCCGCTGGCCCGGTGGGCTTTGCCGCTGTGGCCGAATATGGCGGCCAGGGTTACGAACTGAACCCCGATCCGCTGGCCCTGACCGATTACTATTACGGCCTGAAGGACAGCGATGGCCACGGCACTCGCACTCACTGGGCCGTTGGCGGCGAATTGCGCGTTCCCGTGACCAGCTTCATCGAGTTGTCTGGCGCGGGCCGTTACGATTCCTTCGGCTTTGCCGACAGCACGATCGACAAGTTCACCTATAATGCCGGGCTGGAAGTGCGCCCGCACTCCTCGCTGCTTCTGCGTGCTGCCTATGGCACAGGCTTCCGCGCGCCCGATCTGCATTATGTCTTCACGGGTCCGGGCAACACGCACCCTTCGGCGACCGATTACTACCTGTGCCGCACGGAGGAGCCGGACGAGGATCTGGGCGATTGCAGCTATTCGGATGAAGGCATCGTTGCGCAGCGCAACGGCAACAAGGATCTGAAGCCGGAAAAGAGCCGTTCGTTCAACGCCGGCTTCGTCTTCGCCCCGTCCCGCAACTTCGACGTGTCAGTCGATTATTTCTGGGTCTCGCTGGCCGATCAGGTTCAGGATCTCAGCATCGACACCCTGCTGCGCGACGAGGCAGATTGCCGTATCGGTGAAACCATGGGCGGCAGCGCGGTGGATATCAATTCGCCCACATGCCAGGACGCCATCGCCCGCGTGCAGCGCTTTGGCGGCGGGGTGAACCAGGGACGGCTCGATGCCGTAGCCGTCAATCCGGTCAACATCGCGCGCGAGAAGACCGACGGCTTCGACGTCACCGTGCGCGGCAGCCTGCCGACCAGCTTCGGCACGTTCAGCCTCACCCTGTCGCACACCCACGTGCTGAACCACACCTTCCAGCAATATCCGGGCGATACGCCCATCGACAAGCTGGCCTATGACAGCGGCTATTACATGCCGCGCGACAAGAGCACCGCCAGCCTGAGCTGGGCGCTGGAAGGCTTCAAGGCCACGGTGGAAGGCAAGCGGCTGGGCAAGCTGCCCAATTATGACGAGGACGCCTATATCCCGGCGAGCTACCTCTACAATGCCACCATCCAGTATGACGTCACTGACCATCTGCGGGCATCGTTCACGGTCAAGAACCTGCTCGACAGCAATCCGGTGAAAGACCCGACCTATGCCAGCTATCCCTATTACGACATCAGCTGGTTCGACGGCGTGGGCCGCAGCGCCTTCCTGCAGTTGACCTACAAGATCGGCGGGGAAGCGCTCTAA
- a CDS encoding Lrp/AsnC family transcriptional regulator: MNGASPPRLDETDERLLALLRVDARRPIAQLAKDLDISRGLLYSRLARLEEEGVVDGYTVRLGPAFSGSRVRAHMMIKTLPRCHREVEQALAEIPLVQAVFAISGEYDVIAMLEADDTAQLNDLIDEIGLFEGVERTTTSVILATKLER; the protein is encoded by the coding sequence ATGAACGGCGCATCGCCGCCGCGCCTCGACGAAACGGACGAGCGCTTGCTCGCCCTGCTTCGGGTCGATGCGCGGCGGCCGATTGCCCAGCTTGCCAAGGATCTCGATATATCGCGCGGGCTGCTCTACTCGCGCCTCGCCCGGCTCGAGGAAGAGGGGGTTGTGGACGGCTACACCGTCCGGCTCGGCCCGGCCTTTTCGGGCAGCCGTGTGCGCGCTCATATGATGATCAAGACATTGCCGCGCTGCCACCGCGAGGTGGAGCAGGCGCTGGCGGAAATCCCGCTGGTGCAGGCCGTGTTCGCGATCAGCGGAGAATATGATGTCATCGCCATGCTGGAAGCAGACGATACGGCTCAGCTCAACGATCTGATCGACGAGATCGGACTGTTCGAAGGCGTGGAACGCACCACCACATCGGTGATTCTGGCGACCAAGCTGGAGCGTTAG
- a CDS encoding PepSY-associated TM helix domain-containing protein: MRAILLIVHRWAGLTIALALVLTGLTGAILPFQRELGYRIAADVWQVAPPHPGAQPLSGIELMHRVEQQTGGTVSYIKLEPTPGLALAVFVSAPQGHPPLPYDEVFVDPYTGAIRASVHLADLDDGAVNIMPFLVRFHYTLAAGPWGRFILGIAALIWVPVCLAGLVLSLPRGRLAGGVAGRLHAWAPAWKIRRGQGARILTYDLHRASGLWIWPVMLVFAWSAVAFNLDDVHEPVQRFFGARGLYNPPENSAPAQGERLSPQEAAEVGARLMAQEAVRQGFAIRGPEAISFNSHAHAVGYYARTSLDGPTERGSTAVWFDEVSGRQIGFRHPFGTTPADAFDKATRLLHTADLFGWPYRIFVSLIGLLTAASSIAGLLVWLRRSRRGSGGRSAAPESRQTTV, encoded by the coding sequence ATGCGTGCGATCCTCCTGATCGTCCATCGCTGGGCAGGTCTCACTATCGCGCTGGCGCTGGTGCTGACCGGCCTGACCGGTGCGATCCTGCCGTTCCAGCGCGAACTGGGATACCGGATCGCGGCCGATGTCTGGCAAGTGGCCCCGCCGCATCCCGGCGCGCAGCCGCTTTCCGGCATCGAACTGATGCACAGGGTGGAACAACAGACCGGCGGCACGGTCAGCTACATCAAGCTGGAGCCGACACCCGGCCTTGCCCTGGCAGTATTCGTCAGCGCACCGCAGGGCCACCCTCCGCTTCCCTATGATGAAGTGTTCGTCGATCCCTACACCGGCGCCATCCGGGCAAGCGTGCATCTGGCAGATCTGGATGACGGCGCCGTCAACATCATGCCGTTTCTGGTCCGCTTCCATTACACGCTGGCTGCAGGGCCATGGGGCCGGTTCATTCTTGGCATTGCAGCGCTGATCTGGGTGCCAGTGTGCCTTGCCGGGCTGGTTCTGAGCCTGCCCCGCGGACGGTTGGCGGGCGGCGTTGCGGGGCGGCTGCACGCCTGGGCGCCAGCCTGGAAGATACGGCGCGGGCAAGGCGCACGCATCCTGACCTATGACCTCCACCGTGCTTCCGGCCTGTGGATCTGGCCCGTCATGCTGGTCTTCGCCTGGTCCGCCGTCGCCTTCAATCTCGACGATGTCCATGAACCCGTGCAGCGTTTCTTCGGCGCACGCGGCCTCTACAATCCGCCAGAGAACTCTGCCCCTGCTCAGGGGGAGAGGCTAAGCCCGCAGGAAGCGGCGGAGGTTGGCGCGCGACTGATGGCGCAGGAAGCTGTCCGGCAGGGTTTTGCCATTCGCGGGCCGGAAGCGATCAGCTTCAACAGCCATGCCCATGCGGTCGGCTATTATGCGCGCACCAGCCTCGATGGGCCGACAGAGCGCGGATCGACCGCGGTGTGGTTTGACGAAGTATCCGGCAGACAGATCGGCTTTCGCCATCCCTTCGGCACGACTCCCGCCGATGCATTCGACAAGGCGACCCGGCTGCTCCACACGGCGGACCTGTTCGGCTGGCCTTACCGAATCTTCGTAAGCCTGATCGGCCTGCTGACTGCCGCTTCGTCTATCGCCGGGCTGCTTGTCTGGCTCAGGCGTTCGCGCCGTGGTTCCGGGGGGCGCAGCGCAGCGCCGGAATCCAGGCAAACCACCGTGTAA
- a CDS encoding TonB-dependent receptor: MRNTIRGRTAMLAPLGLIALLFPATAHSQTAGVAGEEGETEEATIVVTANRAPMRLDQVGQSMTVLDIKAIEASQAVGVTELLSQTPGVQFSRNGGPGKSTSLYVRGAETGQTVVLFDGVRLHDPSTTDGGATLADVMVGDIGRIEVLRGAQSTLWGSQAIGGVINIISREPKKPFEADFQAEAGELDTYLARAGLGGKDGGLTWRVGGSFVSSGGVSAYAKGAEPDGYENTTLHGRIKYAIADAVEVDLRSVYTFGRNEYDNFNADAPVHGENGTWLNYGAFSFDLLGRLHNRFAFARTDITRTNYDRSEARKPQPITFDAAGKTDRFEYQGTLDITKGWSAVFGIEHAENDMRTASPTVAKPNPVPISAQDSTTGIYGQVQGEVAKGLTLTGGIRQEDHSTFGGSTVGSASVAWSLNGGDTVLRASWAQGFKAPSLYQLYSQYGNTGLAPEKAESWDIGAEQRIGKFSLSAVYFHRDTENLVQYSYCSANPAEPLCGDGRSGYYANVGNVRAKGVELGASVNFGPLTASANFTYLDAVNTTPGDANLGKKLARRPRENFNATVSYTWPFRLVTSASVRIAGDSFNDAANSQLLKSYTLVDLRLSYPIDDRIELYARTENAFDEKYETITDYSTMPRAAYGGVRLKF; this comes from the coding sequence ATGAGAAATACCATACGCGGCCGCACGGCCATGCTGGCTCCGCTTGGCCTGATCGCGCTGCTGTTCCCCGCAACGGCCCACAGCCAGACGGCAGGTGTCGCCGGTGAGGAAGGCGAGACGGAAGAAGCCACAATCGTCGTCACCGCCAACCGGGCGCCCATGCGGCTGGATCAGGTGGGCCAGAGCATGACCGTGCTGGACATCAAGGCCATCGAGGCCAGTCAGGCCGTGGGCGTCACCGAACTGCTGTCACAGACGCCCGGCGTCCAGTTCAGCCGTAATGGCGGGCCGGGCAAATCCACCAGCCTCTATGTACGCGGCGCCGAAACCGGCCAGACCGTGGTGCTGTTCGACGGCGTTCGCCTGCACGATCCGTCCACCACCGATGGCGGCGCCACTCTGGCAGACGTGATGGTGGGCGACATCGGCCGTATCGAAGTGCTGCGCGGCGCGCAGTCCACCCTGTGGGGCAGCCAGGCAATCGGCGGGGTAATCAACATCATCAGCCGCGAACCGAAAAAGCCGTTCGAGGCCGACTTTCAGGCAGAAGCGGGAGAACTGGACACCTACCTCGCCCGCGCGGGGCTGGGCGGCAAGGATGGCGGCCTGACATGGCGCGTGGGCGGCAGCTTCGTGTCATCAGGCGGCGTTTCGGCCTATGCCAAGGGCGCCGAGCCTGACGGTTATGAAAACACCACGCTGCACGGGCGGATCAAATACGCCATCGCCGATGCTGTGGAGGTGGACCTGCGCAGCGTCTACACATTCGGTCGCAATGAATATGACAATTTCAACGCCGATGCCCCAGTCCATGGCGAGAACGGCACCTGGCTGAATTACGGCGCCTTCAGCTTCGACCTGCTGGGCCGCCTGCACAACCGCTTCGCCTTTGCGCGCACGGACATCACCCGCACCAATTATGACCGTTCGGAAGCGCGCAAGCCTCAGCCCATCACCTTCGACGCTGCGGGCAAGACCGACCGTTTCGAATATCAGGGTACGCTGGACATCACGAAGGGCTGGTCCGCCGTCTTCGGGATCGAACATGCGGAAAACGATATGCGGACCGCATCGCCCACTGTCGCAAAGCCCAACCCGGTACCGATCAGCGCGCAGGACAGCACCACGGGCATTTACGGCCAGGTTCAGGGCGAAGTAGCCAAGGGGCTGACCCTGACCGGCGGAATCCGGCAGGAAGACCATAGCACGTTCGGCGGCAGCACCGTGGGCAGCGCATCGGTCGCATGGTCTCTCAATGGCGGCGACACAGTTCTGCGCGCCAGTTGGGCACAGGGGTTCAAGGCGCCAAGTCTCTATCAGCTCTACAGTCAGTACGGGAATACCGGCCTGGCGCCTGAAAAGGCCGAAAGCTGGGACATCGGCGCGGAACAGCGCATTGGGAAGTTCTCTCTTTCCGCCGTCTATTTCCATCGCGATACGGAAAATCTGGTCCAGTATTCCTATTGCTCGGCCAACCCGGCGGAACCGCTGTGCGGCGATGGCCGGTCCGGCTATTACGCCAATGTCGGCAATGTCCGGGCAAAGGGCGTGGAACTGGGCGCCAGCGTCAATTTCGGCCCGCTGACAGCCTCGGCCAATTTCACTTATCTCGATGCGGTCAACACCACGCCGGGCGATGCCAATCTGGGCAAGAAGCTGGCGCGCCGCCCGCGCGAGAACTTCAACGCCACTGTCAGCTATACATGGCCGTTCAGGCTGGTCACTTCCGCATCCGTCCGCATAGCGGGCGATAGCTTCAACGATGCGGCGAACAGCCAGTTGCTGAAGAGCTACACACTGGTGGACCTGCGCCTGTCCTACCCAATCGACGACCGGATCGAACTCTATGCCCGCACGGAGAACGCCTTCGACGAGAAATACGAGACGATTACCGATTACAGCACCATGCCGCGCGCTGCCTATGGCGGCGTAAGGCTGAAGTTCTGA